A segment of the Halococcus salifodinae DSM 8989 genome:
TTCGACTTCAAGAAAGATATATAGGCTAGCGGCGAGAAGGGCGGAGCATGAGCGATGAGAACCCAATTGACGATACTACCCACGGACCACCCGCTGGTACCGCCCGGACACAGTGGCAGGAAGAGCGCACGACTTTCCAGCGGGTCTACGATGTGATCACCGGGGCCACAGAGTACACGTCCGCGAAGGAGATCGGTGAGCGTGCTGACTGCTCGACCGATGGGGCTCGCAGAGTGCTTTCGCAGCTCATCGAGATGGGTATCGTTGAGTATCAGGGCGACCGCCCCAGAGAGTACCGACGCAACGACTCGTACTTTCGCTGGAGGCGCGTCGACACGCTTGCGCGCGAGCACTCCGTGTCCGACCTCCGTGAGCAGGTTGACGCCCTTCTCGAAGAAGACCAGTCGTTCCAGGACCGCTTCGAGGCCCCCGATCCGAACGCGGTCTCTCCGGCGGTGTTCGAGCATGTCGAGCACGAGTCGATCCACGAGCAATGGGAAGGGCTAACACGCTGGCGGAGTGTCCGTGAGGATCTCGAAGTCCTCCAACAGGCCATCCACCGTGCCGAACGAGACAGCGAAGGGAACGCCAAGACGTCGGCATCGGCGTAGCCACTAACTCTGATGTCTGACGACGACAACGAGCGCAGCGACGATTCGCTACCCAGTGGTCGGCTCGATGTGCCAACGCTGCAAACGCTCGCCCAGCGTGCCACAACTCACTCACTCGTCGACGAGTGGGAGTTCGATCCATCCAGCCTTTCGCCACGTATGCTTCGCCTCTTCTTGGACGCAGATTCCTACCCACCCGATGTGACGAGTGTGCGTATCGACATCCGGTGGTTCACCACTGGTGACTACTCGTTCCACTACCTCGAAGAGTACGGAGAAACGACTGATCCATACCAGTGCCGGTGGGATCGCCATCCGAAAACCAGCGCGCCACGGATGCACTTTCATCCACCGCCGAACGCTGGCAGCGCAGAGTCTGTCTCGCTTGAGTCCCATCACTTGGCCGTCCTCTTCGCTGTTCTCGACTGGGTGAGCGAACGAGTCCACCAGCTCCACGCGGACTAGGGTCCGATCTGTTGCTGGTGAAATAGATACTTTCAAGAGAACGGACAAAAGAGCGCGTCTGTGGCGAATACCATCGTCAAATCGGCCGTGAAGGAAGAACTCGACAATATGAACGTCGCGGCGGATTTCTACGACGCGCTCGATAGCGAAGTCCAAGACCTGCTCGAAGACGCTGAACGGCGAGCGAGCGATAACGACCGCAAGACGGTGCAGTCCCGCGACCTGTAAGGTTCGCTCGTCGATTTGTCGTCTCGATCTCGTGACCGACCAGCTCTAGCTCTCCGTGGCAGCCGGGTGCTTGTCCCCGTCCTCGTAGACAGTATCACCGACCGTGATCGCCTCGCCAAGCTCGTTGCTCAGGCGCTTGAGTGTCGTATCAGTCTCGTCTTCGGGCAGATACCAGAGTACGAGGCGGTCGGACGGTTGGCGCTTCTCGACTTTCCCCTCGACCGCGAGATCGCGCAGTTTCCGCCGTGCAGTCGCTCGCGTGCATCCCATCGCTTCAACGATGTCCGCCGTCGTCGCGACCTGTCGCGGAGCCTGCTGGACCAGCTCGTACACTCTCTCGACTGGATACATCTCCGCGTACTTGCCGTCGTCAGTCCACTCGCGTTCGGTTTGATCCGACATACACGATAGTACGAAACCCAGTGACGTGAAGGTTGGGGTATTAGGCTACAGTCAAACCAGCACGTACCCACACCAACTGAAACCAGCGATGGTATCACTATACGGAACAGGCTAATGTGGAAGGCGATGAGAAAGCGCAATTGGCGGTCTCAGCGGAGCCGCAGATACGCGATTATGACAAGCCCAACGTTCCTACGCCGCACAGCGCCGCAGCCAGCACTGCATATCGGTCACGATCACTAAAACCACAAGAGTGCGATAATAGACCGTAACCGAGAAGGCGAGCAATTAAGTGCATAGGGCTATTACGGTGGAGTAGAGACAGACCGGCTCCTTGGGGCACTTTCGAGCGAAAGGAAGTGCCCGCGCGTCTCAGCGCGCGGGCCGGTCTGTTTCAGCCACACAGACCATGAGCGCCTACGAATCCAACGGGCAAGAAACGTCCGGTTGCATCGGCCTGAAAACCACGGTTTGCCACAACGGCGTCATCAACGTCAAGCGCCCGGAATCCGACCGAGCGCACTCGGTGTTCGTTGACGATGAGGGCGAGATCGTTCGCTGTTCCTGCAAGGGTCACAAGTACAACGGTAACTGTGTCCATCAGGACGAGATCGAAACCCGCCCGCTCGTGCGGACGAGCGCGGTGGCGGCGGCAACCGAAACCAGCCAGCAGATCGCCACCGACGGCGGGACCACACAGGCTCGCCAAACCGACAACGACGACATCCAGACTGACACCACCACCGACGATCACCGGCCACAGACCGACCATTGGGGCAACGAGGTCGAACATTTCGACGATGGACCTGTCGGTGCGGGCGAGAAATCGGAATGTCAGTCCTGCGGTGCGCGGTTCGAGATCGCGCTGATCGCGGCCACCAAAGACAGCAGTAACCGGAACTGGGAGGAGTTCTATCGCTGCGAAGCCTGCGGCGCGAGAGGTTCGTTCCGGTTCAATGGTCGGTGCGACACCCGATCATGGACTGGCCGAATCGCATACCCGGACGAGCGATGAACTGCGTGATTTGCGGGTGTTCTGACGCCACATGCGACGATCCGGTTGCGCCTCGGTCGGCCAAGCGCCGGCTGTGTGCGATATATGCTCGCCGGGAGGGTAGCCGGTAACGCTCGCGCCGGACGCTTCTCTCGGACCGCCGGCTTTTCTCGCCGCACGAGCGGCGACAAGCGGTCAGTTAGCCGTCTCAGCGGAGCCAAGCACACGCGATTATGACAAGCCCAACCTTTCCACATCGCACAGTGCCGCAGCCAGCGCTACACACCGTCCGTGAGCGGCGAAACCGCAAGAGAGCAATAACAAACCGTAACCGAGAAGCCAAACGATTAAGTGGATAGTGCTAATATGGTGGGGTAGAGACAGACCGGCTCCACAGGGCGTTATCAAAGCGCCTGCGCGCTGTGACGCGCGGGCTGGTTGTCTCGGCCAACAACCATGAGCACGAACGAAACACCTCAGACGGAAGCACCGACCACCAACCACCAGCGCGATACCGAAGCCGTCGCAAAGCGTGTCCACCGCGCGCTCGATAGCTTCTTCCACGTCGAGGCAACTGTCGATGACGGTGAATACACGGTGTTCAGCGGTTCGAGCAGCACCTACACGGTAGACCTGTCGGACGGAACCTGTACGTGCCCGGACGGTCAGCGCGGGCCGTGGTGTAAGCACGCCTACCGCGCCGCGTTCGTGGCCGGCGAAATCCCCGACATTGACGGCGTTCACGTCGCCGTCAGCGAAGACGACAGCAGCGACGACGATCGAGACGTGGACGGCGAAAACGACGACAGCGAAACGCTCGCCGAGCGCGTCGAGCGCTTCGAGCAGGCCAATCCCGACGCTTCGGCCATCATGGTCATCAGCCAGCTCGGAATCGACCCCAACCAGAAAGAGCGCGTCGAGGAGGTGCTCGCCGAATGACCGACTCCCCGACTGTCACCCAGCAGTATTCGTTTTCTATCGGTGAGGACGGCGATACCGACGGGATTGAACCCTCCGAGGAGAGCGTCAAAACGTCGCTGGAAGCGTTCGGTGCGTCGGTGGATCACCGTGACCGTGACACTCGAATCGCCCAGCCCGAAGCCAGCAGTTTCGGAGTGGACGACCGCACAGTAGTCACCCGCAGCGACGGCGGCGAGCAGCGCGCGCTATTCGCCGACACCGACGACGACCAGCAGACCCTTACCGGCGAACGCGCCGCGAGCCAATGTCTCTTCGAGAACGACACCGGCAGCGACGACCATACCAGTGAACCCACCGCGAACACGAACGACGAGGCTCCGCGAGCACTCGCCGACGGCGGGCGCGTCGAGCACGATGGGAGCGACGAGAGCGGGCCGCAGAGCGATGATAGCAGCGACAGGAGCAGTGAGCCAGACGAGCCGGACAACAACCACGAGGACGACGAGGATAGCACATTCGACGCCGACGCGGAGACCGTTACCGAGGCATGGGAAGGTGCGTATATCTCCGCCAGTTGGGGCTACAACCAGACGAACGTCGAACTCGCCCAGATTGTCGAAGTCAGCGAGAGCGGGAAGACCGTACTCGCCCGGTTCGTCACCGCCGAACGCGTCGATCACGGCCGCACGAGCGAACAACTCCGGCCGACCGCCGAACAGTACGGCGATGAGTTTCGCCTTCACGTCCGCGACGGGATCGACGGTAACCCGTACTTTCGGGGCAGCTACCCGCTCGGCAACGACGGCGACATGGACGGACCCACCCGTCGAGGGTCATTCTACCCGTGGAGCAACGACCCTGAAAGCTCGATTCGACAGACAGCGACTAACCACGGCCACTAGCTCGCCAATCGCCTAATCAGCCCGCCGAACAGTCGCATTTTCCGAGCGCGTGAACGATGAGAAGCGGTCAGTTTGCCGTCTCAGCGGAGGCGGGCATACGCCATTATGACAAGTCCAACTTCACCACACCGCACAGTCCCGCAGCCAGCGCCACACACCGTCCGTGAGCGACGAAAACCGCAAGAGGACAATAATAGACCGTAACCGAGAAGAGGAGACGTTAAGTGCATGGCGCTATTGCGATGTAGTAGAGACAGACCGGCCCCTCGGGGCATTTTCTAACGAGGAAAGTGCCCGCGCGCTGTGACGCGCGGGCTGGTTGTCTCGGCCAACAACCATGATCACGAACGAACCCAGCGGACAAGAACCCGACGGATCGACCACCGTCCAGCAGCCAACCAGCGAAGCGGACGGCGAGACAGTCCACGCGGTGGGCGACTGGGCGCTCGTCGTCCGGGCGGATGGGCGTGTCGAAGCCCGCACGCACTGGCCCAACGGCGACCCGAAGACGTTCACGACCGCTTCCACCGACGGAGCCCCCGAGCCGAGCGCGACCTACCGCTACGGCAAGAGCATCGAGGGCGTTCTCGCGCGCTACACTCACGAGACCCGCTTCGAGCGCGATACACACGAACACGGCGCGGCGCTCCGGCGAGGAATCATTAAGACGCTGTGTGCGCTCGCGCCGGAAACGTCCCCTAACGGCACCGACCGCCAGCCCGTCGGCGTCATCCACGTCAACGCGCCGACCGGCCCCTCGACGTACATCGTCAGCGAGGACAACACCGACACCGGCACTTACGCGACGTTCTTCCCGTTCGAGGCCGCGAGCGAGAGCACCACGGGGGCAGACCGATGAGCGACCGCGAAACGTACGATTGCTCACAGTGTGACGACACCCATCCCATATCGTTCGATTCCGACGGATACGGACTCGCGTGGTGCCGCTCGCGGGGAACGACCCTCGTCTCAAAACCCGAGAAGACCGAAGCATGAGCGACCGCGAGCGCGCCCTGCCGAGCCTGGAGAGCGTTCAGTTTGTGCTCGGTGCCTCGGTGTATGCCTACGAGGACGGGCGCGTGGACATCGTTTCGTGGGGCGAACACGGTGGTATCAGCCTTGTCGGGTGGGGCGAACTCCGCAAACTCGGCGAAGACGAGCGGGAGGCCAAAGCATGATCGAGCGCGAAACGGGCGAACTCACGCCCGCGATGCTTTCCGGCACACCCGTCGGTAGTCCCGGCGGCATGGCCGTCTGCGACACCTGCAATCGCCGACGCACCGACGGCCACCGCGAGCACGACCACGGGGACAGAGAAGTCGACACCGTGTACGCCTACGCGACCCGCGTTCGCGGGACGAATCAGTGGTCGCTCCGACGCTGACCAGCATAAACGAAAGAGTAAGTGGTATGCAGCACCGTCGTACCCGAAAACGAACAGATCTGTGCCCCGAGTCTCGCCATCCTCGGAACCAACGTTCACAGGTACCAAAACGGTGAACACTATGACCATCATACAGGATCGCACTAACCGCGAGCGAGTAGAAGACACACTACTGACACTGCTTGAAACCGACGAGAACGGCAACAGCTATCGGTACTTTCGTGCGTCAGATCTCGCCGAGATCGGCCCGGAGGTATCGGGTGCGATCGCTGGGTCGCACCTCCCGCAGATCGAGGACGACTCACCACTGTCGAATGGGCTGATCGTCGAGCGATACAACGATACGGACTGTGGACCGACACTGTGGATCGTTCGGCGGGAAAAGTCATGACAGAGAGACATACCGATCGGACTCTCGACGACCTCGGTCAACGGTCGGGAGGCGCATGATGTCCTCACAGAACGGAACGTCCCCGTCGCAGCCACAGTCGCTCGAAGAAATCGTTCACGAGTATGCTCCACCCGGCGAGTCGTGGCCGTCACTTCCGGCTTTCCACCCAGAGTCTGGGTGGGAGTTCAGTACCGTCCACCGTCGGACACGTCCAGGACGCGAGGACGAGACACAGATCTGTCCAGCGACCGGCGAAGAGATCCCGGTATCAGAGCCGCACATCTGCGTCACAGTCCGTCGCGACGAGTGGCCCGGTGAGTCGAGCTCGACAGCTGAGTTCAAGCAGTTCGTGTTTCCGAACCGGGACACACTCAGGCAGTGGTTCGAAGAGGATGATCAATGAGCGAGACGGATGCTGACGCTACGCCGACCGTGACCGAGGCTGACGAGACCGGCACGATGCAACCCGAGATGCAGATCCTCCCGCGCGGTGGCGTGCGCGAGGTAGGCCGGAGCTGTTTCGAGATCGACGTCGGCGACCGGACGTATCTCGTCGATTGTGGCATCAAACAGGGCTACAAGACGGAGTATCCGCTGTTCCGCGGCCTCGGCCCTGGAGAAGTCGATGCGGTGTTTCTCACCCACGCTCACGTCGACCACATCGGTGCGCTCCCGGTCGCCGAGCAGCGCGGGCTGTTGGCCGACGATGCCCCGATCATCGCCACACGGCCGACGAACGCGCTTGCTCACATCCTGTTGCACGATTCGCTGAAGATTCACAAGCTACAGGCAGAGGAACTCGGCGAGCCCCAGCAGTTCACCGCTGAGGACGTCGAGAAGGTCCTCAATCGGTTCGAGGGACACGGCTACGAGGGCGGGAGTCGCTACAATATCGGCTTCCGCTTCGGCCACGCCGGCCACCTGCTCGGCAGTACGTGGCTCGCACTCGACGCCGACGGCCGGCGCGTCGTGTTCTCTGGAGACTTGGGTGGGCGATCGGGCCATCTCCCCGCGATCGAAGAGCCGCCGCTCGCCGACGAGTTGATCCTCGAATCCACCTACGGCGACACGCTCACGCATCCGTCGCTGTCGAGCGCGAAAAACGACCTCTACGAGACCGTCGTCGAGGCCCAACAAAACGATCAACCTGTGCTCATCCCCACGTTCGGGATCGGACGCTCCCAAGAAGTGCTACAGCTGTTCCGCGAGCGCGAGGCCACTCTCGAACAGGACGTCGACGGCGAGGTGGATGTTGTCTACGACGGGATGATCCGCGACTCGATGGCGGTCTACAACGCTTTTGCGACGGATCAGCACGTCGCGGAATCGCTTGTGAACTATCGGATCAACGCCGAAGACCCCGAGCCGTTCGTCCCTGATAGCGCTCGCACGCCCGAGACCGTCGAGGACCGTCACGAACTCGTCGACGGCGAGGACTCCCCCGTGATCGTTGCGCCGAGCGGGATGTTCACTGGCGGCTGGTCGCCGTTCTATCTGTGGCAAATGAGCCAGCACTACCAGGACGCGAAGGTGGTATTTACCGGCTATCAGGCCGAAGGGACGACGGGCCGCGATCTCTTGGAGGAGCCGGGCGACGTCGCTTCGGTCACCGTCTCGGCGCTCATGGCTCCCGAGGAAGCCGACGATTCCGAGGCTGAGGAGTTCGCGTTTCATGATGTCTCGATCGACGTCCCGACGCGGTGGCTCCACAGCGTCGAAGGACTGTCTCTTATACACATCTCTGAGAGGGCTGGCAAGNTCACGCCACCGCGCGGGAGGATCTGCATCTCGGGTTGCATCGTGCCGGTCTCGTTGGAAAGACGGGGGCGGTGCCGAACGATCTCGAACAGCTCCAGCAGCGCCACGATCGCCTCGAAAACGAGATGGATGCGCTTGCCGAGGAGATCGAACGGTTGGAACACGAGTGGAAGTCCCAGCAGCAGATTTGAGCGGGCGCTAACTCTTGCATTTATATCGGATCTCTTACTGAAACGACGGCAAAGGTTTACGCATGAATCATTATAAAATCATAATGGAGCGTCCTACCCGCCAGCGCGAGCGCAATACCGAAACCGAGGAGCTAGCGCAGGAAACGGAGGACGAACGAGCCTGTCCCGAGTGTGAGTCGGCCAGTCTCACCAATAGCGCCGATCAAGGAGAACTCGTCTGTGATGACTGTGGCCTGATTCTTGAAACCGACAATATCGACCGCGGTCCTGAATGGCGAGCATTCAACCACTCCGAACGACAGAGCAAGTCCCGCGTTGGCGCGCCGACCACCCAAACGATGCATGACAAAGGACTCACTACTCAGATCGGGTGGCAAGACAAAGACGCCTATGGCCGCTCTCTGTCCGCCGAAAAACGGTCACAGATGAACCGTCTCCGGAAATGGCAGGAGCGGGTCCGAACCAAAGACGCCGGTGAACGCAATCTCCAGTTTGCACTCAGTGAAACCGACCGGATGGCGAGCGCACTCGGTGTGCCCCGTTCGGTTCGAGAGGTTTCCTCGGTCATCTACCGACGTGCGCTCTCCGAGGACCTCATCCGCGGACGCTCCATCGAAGCCGTGGCCGCCAGCGCTCTCTATGCTGCCTGTCGCAAAGAAGGAATCCCCCGCAGCTTGGAGGAGGTCACTCATGTCGCTCGCGTCGAACAGAAAGAGATCGGCCGGACCTACCGCTATATTGCCCGCGAACTCGAACTCGGAATGCGACCGGTCGATCCACAGAAATACGTNACCTACCGCTATATTGCCCGCGAACTCGAACTCGGAATGCGACCGGTCGATCCACAGAAATACGTTCCCCGGTTTTGTTCCAGCCTCGATCTGAGCGAAGAAGTCCAATCCAAAGCTAACGAGGTCATTGAAGCCAGCGCAGCAGAGGGGCTCCTCTCGGGGAAATCGCCGACGGGGTACGCTGCTGCTGCAATCTACGCCGCTTCATTACTCTGTAATGAAAAGAAGACCCAGCGCGAAGTCGCCGACGTTGCACAGGTGACCGAAGTCACTATCCGGAATCGGTATCAGGAACAGATCGAAGCAATGGGAATTCAGTAGACGATCACGAGGTGAAGCCGAACACTGGCCGATGGCCCCACGCCGATGCTCCATGCCTGAATCCAGCAAGGATCATTCGGCCGATTGGGGGAACCATTGTGGATTCTCGATCCCGACCCCTCCCGAGGGGTCGACCTGCGGGTAGGGGATGTCGATGCCAGCCACTCCAAAGCGCTGCTTGACGTTGGTTACGTACTCACCGCGGGTTTCAGGAAATCTGCGCGAGGAGAGTCCGACGTAGGAGTCGGCGAGTGCATGTCGGTGCTCATTCGCACCAGAGGAGCTGGGTCGTCGAGGATGTCAGGGTGCTTTTCGGCCTCCTCGATAATGAGGTCGAAATGCCTTCATCAGAACCCAGATCAAAGGCAGTATCGTGGTGGGTCAACCCGCTCACGTACTCTTTTCATCAATCAACTGCCGAGTTCCCAAATGCTTCTTACAACCCGTATAGAACGAAAGGACGATGGCACCCGACTACAGCCGGAGCGAAACCTACGAAGTCAGTGTCACGAACGTCACCGACGGCGACACGTTGGATGTCGAGTTTCCCGACGGGGCGACCGAAGAGCTCCGGGTGATCGGGATTGATGCCCCCGAGACAGAGAGCAACCGGCAATTCGAACGACCACAGGAGTGGGAAGGGCTAGAGGAGCCCGACTATCTCGCCCAGTGGGGAGAGAACGCAAAGGAGTACGCGAAGACCGAATTCGCTGGAGCAACTGTCACTGTCTCGTTCGACGAAAACGAGCCGATACGCGGTGAGTACGACCGATTGTTGATGTACGTCGAGACGCCCTCCGAGGACGACGGCCAAGCGCGCCTCTACAATCGCGCTCTCATCGAAGAGGGTCTCGCACGGGTGTACGGCTCCAGTCTGACACACCACGCGGAGTTCTGGGCGGCCGAAGACGAAGCTCGCACGAACGGTGTTGGGCTATGGGCGGAGAGCAATCCCGAAGCGACGACCGAATCCCGTGATCGTCCCGTCACCGATCTCTTCATCCCGAAACTGTCGAGCATTCATACCGACTCGGGAGCGCTCGCGGACGACCGCGTACCGGTGTCCGCGGAGTCGACTGCCCGACAGGAGTTGCAGGATCACGACCACGGCGTTGAGTACGATCGAATTCCCTTGGTTGGGATCGATACCGACGCTCGAACCGGCATGATCGGCGGGCTCCTCATCGACGAGAAGTACGAGAAGGCCGAAGGGTTCGGAGTCGATACGGCGAATTTCGAGAACTTCGTCTTCCTTACGAATCTCATCGACCATCTCAGTGACCGGTCCGGGTCGGTTCTCATTGACGGCGGTCACGGTCAGTTCAGCGTGGAGTACGCGATCACCAACGAAGAGGCCGCCTACTACCAGCACTATCTCGAAGGCCAGGATGGCATCGGGTTCGAGCAGGTCAACGAGTTCAGGGAGGCGCGATTCGCCGATGCAC
Coding sequences within it:
- a CDS encoding DUF7342 family protein → MSDENPIDDTTHGPPAGTARTQWQEERTTFQRVYDVITGATEYTSAKEIGERADCSTDGARRVLSQLIEMGIVEYQGDRPREYRRNDSYFRWRRVDTLAREHSVSDLREQVDALLEEDQSFQDRFEAPDPNAVSPAVFEHVEHESIHEQWEGLTRWRSVREDLEVLQQAIHRAERDSEGNAKTSASA
- a CDS encoding transcription initiation factor IIB, coding for MERPTRQRERNTETEELAQETEDERACPECESASLTNSADQGELVCDDCGLILETDNIDRGPEWRAFNHSERQSKSRVGAPTTQTMHDKGLTTQIGWQDKDAYGRSLSAEKRSQMNRLRKWQERVRTKDAGERNLQFALSETDRMASALGVPRSVREVSSVIYRRALSEDLIRGRSIEAVAASALYAACRKEGIPRSLEEVTHVARVEQKEIGRTYRYIARELELGMRPVDPQKYVTYRYIARELELGMRPVDPQKYVPRFCSSLDLSEEVQSKANEVIEASAAEGLLSGKSPTGYAAAAIYAASLLCNEKKTQREVADVAQVTEVTIRNRYQEQIEAMGIQ
- a CDS encoding MBL fold metallo-hydrolase — protein: MQILPRGGVREVGRSCFEIDVGDRTYLVDCGIKQGYKTEYPLFRGLGPGEVDAVFLTHAHVDHIGALPVAEQRGLLADDAPIIATRPTNALAHILLHDSLKIHKLQAEELGEPQQFTAEDVEKVLNRFEGHGYEGGSRYNIGFRFGHAGHLLGSTWLALDADGRRVVFSGDLGGRSGHLPAIEEPPLADELILESTYGDTLTHPSLSSAKNDLYETVVEAQQNDQPVLIPTFGIGRSQEVLQLFREREATLEQDVDGEVDVVYDGMIRDSMAVYNAFATDQHVAESLVNYRINAEDPEPFVPDSARTPETVEDRHELVDGEDSPVIVAPSGMFTGGWSPFYLWQMSQHYQDAKVVFTGYQAEGTTGRDLLEEPGDVASVTVSALMAPEEADDSEAEEFAFHDVSIDVPTRWLHSVEGLSLIHISERAGKXTPPRGRICISGCIVPVSLERRGRCRTISNSSSSATIASKTRWMRLPRRSNGWNTSGSPSSRFERALTLAFISDLLLKRRQRFTHESL
- a CDS encoding lamin tail domain-containing protein codes for the protein MAPDYSRSETYEVSVTNVTDGDTLDVEFPDGATEELRVIGIDAPETESNRQFERPQEWEGLEEPDYLAQWGENAKEYAKTEFAGATVTVSFDENEPIRGEYDRLLMYVETPSEDDGQARLYNRALIEEGLARVYGSSLTHHAEFWAAEDEARTNGVGLWAESNPEATTESRDRPVTDLFIPKLSSIHTDSGALADDRVPVSAESTARQELQDHDHGVEYDRIPLVGIDTDARTGMIGGLLIDEKYEKAEGFGVDTANFENFVFLTNLIDHLSDRSGSVLIDGGHGQFSVEYAITNEEAAYYQHYLEGQDGIGFEQVNEFREARFADARAMIVSSPASPYTDTEIDLLAEFRDNGGAVVFLGSAAANATARENLNTLVEQLGSDLRLNEDQVFDATHKVNDDSSLPYTTAFDTSFPLFDAYSPESDSGSRGTLSLSKIHANAAGDEYENLNDEYLVFTNPGNDTLDLTGSVVHDEAGHEYAFPEGVTLSPGESVTLHTGSGSDDDTGLYWGASAPIWNNTGDEVTVTDASGNTMLSHEY
- a CDS encoding SWIM zinc finger family protein: MSTNETPQTEAPTTNHQRDTEAVAKRVHRALDSFFHVEATVDDGEYTVFSGSSSTYTVDLSDGTCTCPDGQRGPWCKHAYRAAFVAGEIPDIDGVHVAVSEDDSSDDDRDVDGENDDSETLAERVERFEQANPDASAIMVISQLGIDPNQKERVEEVLAE